The Paenibacillus spongiae nucleotide sequence GAAACTCCTCCGTATAATGGTAGCCGTTATTGCGGGCAGCCGACTTCAGCCGTCCTTCGAACAATGCGATCAGAAGCTCGGTAACGAGCGAGTAAGCAAATAGATAATCCGAGCTCTTGCCACGCTCCGAGAACATGTCGGTCGGCAGCTGGTCCATAACGGAATAGTCCTGCACAAGCCGTGAAGCCATAATATGATAAAATCGGCGCTGGTCGCGAAGAACAGCCAAGTTGCCGCCAATCTTGCGTGGCAGCTTGTTAATGTCGGAGAACAGCTGACGCTCTTGGCGGGCGCTTATATCCATGTAGAACATAACCGACATCGGAAACTCATACAGCTTGCGGAGCTTCTGGGTAATTTCATCGACGCGGTCGTATTCGCGCCGGTCCTTGGCTCTGGCCATATTGCTCTGCAGTGTTTCCATAACACGGCGGAAGGCCGCCAAACGATGCTGGCCGTCAACGACGTAGCACTTCTCGACCGGCTGCAGATAATATTTTTCCCGCTCCGTATCATAGCTTCCCGCACCGCGTGCGGATAAGATTACGCCAGGGAAGTAGATATTCTGTCCGTGATCCAAGTAGAGCAGAATGTAATCTACCAGCCGGGAGACATTCTTAGGGATCAGCTGGCGTTGGACCTCCAAATCAATTTCATAAATCGAGAATAGCTTGCTCATCGGCAGCGTTGTCGACAGCGTCGTTTGCCCGAAGGTTCGCGCTAATCTGCCCGGTACCTCAATAGAAGCTCCGGAGTGGCCCGTGGATAGCAAGTCTGATAGCGATTGCACCGGTTCCATGGTAAAACCTCCATTAATAAATTGTTAACTCTAGGATAAACGATGAAAGGGAAGGAAGCAAACCGAATCCTCCTATTTCCCAGCAATAACCTGCGCTTACCTCAACTTGCTTCCTATGGTCAAGCGTTAGGTTTCCGCCGGCTGGAAATACGCAGGCCGCACTAGATTATATAATGTTGAAGCGAA carries:
- a CDS encoding DGQHR domain-containing protein, with the protein product MEPVQSLSDLLSTGHSGASIEVPGRLARTFGQTTLSTTLPMSKLFSIYEIDLEVQRQLIPKNVSRLVDYILLYLDHGQNIYFPGVILSARGAGSYDTEREKYYLQPVEKCYVVDGQHRLAAFRRVMETLQSNMARAKDRREYDRVDEITQKLRKLYEFPMSVMFYMDISARQERQLFSDINKLPRKIGGNLAVLRDQRRFYHIMASRLVQDYSVMDQLPTDMFSERGKSSDYLFAYSLVTELLIALFEGRLKSAARNNGYHYTEEFLEEHLEHAAHYFKLLLRYLPAPDRGELCWTENIQIALGLFLHEEAFKSGQFNKYTLEYAVKILPHIDWNLIYKNDEKDRLPRRSRIMKAYQYIKDYYDKEHLLLLSDKEDVG